The stretch of DNA TCGGATTCCTAATCCGGGGGCCGTGGGTTCGAATCCCGCCGGGCGCACCATTGTTTGTCTGCCCCAAAAGGCCGGGCGGTCGCATCCGCGACCCTGGCTTGCCTCGCATCGGCGCGGGCAACCGTTCGGCCTTGCGAACCCGGGCGGGTTCGAACCCCCTGACCTTGGGCGCTCCTCCACCCGCGGGGTCGATAGCTGCTGTGCCAAAGCGCATGGTCCAGGCCGGGTCGCCCCCCCCCGGCGGGTGCATAAGCATGCGCTGATGCCGGGCTGCATCAGCGTTCCGCCGATGGTGCCGGGCAGGGCCGGCAGCCATGTCCCGTCTCCCGCTCATGCGAAGGAGACCTGCATCATGCCCAGCCACAATCATCTGGCGGCCGCCATCATGGCGGCGGCGCTTGTCCTGCCCCCTGCGGCAGCGGCGGCGGCGGCCTCTTCGTCCGCTAGTCCCCCGTCTGCCGGCGTCAAGCCCCGGGCCGATGATGCCGCGCACGCCCGTGCTGCCGACCGGCACCGGACGCAGATGCGCGACCATCATCGCCGGGATGACGGAGATCGCGACCGCCGTGCCGCTCCGGCCGGGCAGCGCGCCCATGAGCAAAAGGACCGCGACGATGACTGACACGCACCCCGCACGCCGCTGGGATCCGGTGGTCAAGCTCACCCATTGGTCGGTCGCGCTGGCGGTGCTCGCCAATGCCGTCATCACCGAAGAGGGGTCGGCCGCGCATGTCTGGGTGGGCTATGCGCTTGCCGCGATCCTTGGCCTGCGCCTGCTCTGGGGGCTGGTGGGGCCGCCAGAGGCGCGCTTTGCGGCATTTCCGCTCAGCCTTGGCCGGGCGGTCGCGCATCTCCGCGACATCCGGGCGGGCCGCCATGTCGCCCACCGCTCGCACAATCCGCTCGGTGCGCTGATGGTCTATGCAATCTGGGCCACATTGCTGGTGGTGATCGGCACCGGGATCGCGATGGCCGGACTGCCGCCGGCCCGCACCGGCGCGCGGCTGACGGTTTCCGAGGCGTCGGCGCGCGGCGAGGCCGCTCAACACCGCGCCGACAGCGAAGACCGGGGCGAGCATGAACGGGAGGAGCGCGGCGACCACGGCGACGGCGAGCAAGGCGAGGGCATCGCCGAGGAGGTGCACGAGGCGACGGCGACGCTGCTCTACGGGCTGATCCTGCTCCATGTCGCGGGCGTCGCCTTTGAAAGCCGGCGGCAGCGTCGCAACCTTGCGCTGGCGATGCTGCCGGGACGCGGATAGGCTGGTGCGGATGCCGACGCGCCAGATCCGCCTCCACCGCAAGGCCAGCGCGATGACGTTCGTCGTCGCGGCGCAGGCGGTGGTCGCCATGCTGTTCCTCGGCGATTTCGTCACCGATCTGGGGGGCGAGGGATTGAACGCCCATCTGCTGATCGAGGGGGCGGCGGCCATCGCGCTGCTGGTCGCGGTGGTTGCCGGGGCCGCGCAGGTGCGCGGTCTGATCGATCAGGCGCGGCGGGACGATCTGGCCGTCGCCCTGTCCCGCCGGGCGGTCGCTGATCTGGTGCGCCAGCGCTTTGCCGAGTGGCGACTGACCGGGGCGGAGGCCGATGTCGCGCTGTTCGCGGTGAAGGGCTGCGATGCCGCCGAAATCGCGCGGCTGCGCGGGGCGGCCCCCGGCACCGTGCGGGCGCAGCTGACGCGCATCTATGCCAAGGCGGGGGTCGGCAGCCAGTCGGCGCTGCTGGCCCTGTTCCTTGA from Sphingomonas changnyeongensis encodes:
- a CDS encoding helix-turn-helix transcriptional regulator, which encodes MRMPTRQIRLHRKASAMTFVVAAQAVVAMLFLGDFVTDLGGEGLNAHLLIEGAAAIALLVAVVAGAAQVRGLIDQARRDDLAVALSRRAVADLVRQRFAEWRLTGAEADVALFAVKGCDAAEIARLRGAAPGTVRAQLTRIYAKAGVGSQSALLALFLDELIDPAMIAGGEETANADA
- a CDS encoding cytochrome b/b6 domain-containing protein; the protein is MTDTHPARRWDPVVKLTHWSVALAVLANAVITEEGSAAHVWVGYALAAILGLRLLWGLVGPPEARFAAFPLSLGRAVAHLRDIRAGRHVAHRSHNPLGALMVYAIWATLLVVIGTGIAMAGLPPARTGARLTVSEASARGEAAQHRADSEDRGEHEREERGDHGDGEQGEGIAEEVHEATATLLYGLILLHVAGVAFESRRQRRNLALAMLPGRG